In Oryza brachyantha chromosome 1, ObraRS2, whole genome shotgun sequence, the following are encoded in one genomic region:
- the LOC102704100 gene encoding uricase-2, which yields MADLLELQGRHGKSRVRVSRVWRRPAAGGGHVIVEWSVAVSVVSDCLPSYTSDDNSAIVATDSIKNTVYVKAKECTEVVSMEEFAVILGRHFTSLYPQVSEATVTIVERPWERVVVDGKPHSHGFKLGVEKHITEVIVKKSGNLLINSGIQGYSLLKTTQSGFEKFVRDRYTLLPDTRERIVATEVTAWWRYPFEHVFQIPSKPFCFTQRYQDVKKVLADTFFGPPDVGVYSPSVQNTLYLMAKEVLNRFPDIASVQLRMPNLHFLPVNLGNKENPGLVKFADDVYLPTDEPHGTIEATVSRPKSKL from the exons ATGGCCGATCTCCTCGAGCTCCAGGGCAGGCACGGCAAGTCCCGCGTCCGCGTCTCCCGCGTCTGGCGCCGccccgcggcgggcggaggccaCGTCATCGTCGAGTGGAGCGTCGCCGTGAGCGTCGTCTCCGACTGCCTCCCCTCCTACACCTCCGACGACAACTCCGCCATCGTCGCCACCGACTCCATCAAGAACACC GTGTATGTGAAGGCGAAGGAATGTACGGAGGTGGTTTCCATGGAGGAATTCGCCGTGATTCTGGGAAGGCATTTCACCTCGCTGTACCCGCAG GTCTCAGAGGCCACGGTGACCATCGTCGAGCGTCCATGGGAGCGTGTGGTTGTCGATGGGAAGCCTCATTCCCACG GGTTCAAACTTGGTGTTGAGAAGCACATTACAGAGGTCATTGTGAAGAAGTCTGGAAACCTACTTATAAATTCTGGAATCCAAGGATACTCGTTGCTAAAGACAACTCAG TCTGGGTTCGAAAAGTTTGTGAGGGATCGCTACACACTTCTTCCAGATACAAGAGAAAGGATTGTAGCAACAGAAGTAACTGCTTGGTGGAG GTATCCTTTTGAGCATGTTTTCCAGATCCCGTCAAAGCCATTCTGCTTCACACAAAGGTACCAGGACGTAAAGAAAGTTCTTGCAGACACGTTCTTTGGTCCTCCGGATGTTGGAGTGTATAGTCCATCAGTGCAGAATACACTATACCTGATGGCTAAGGAAGTTCTTAACAG GTTTCCGGATATAGCATCTGTTCAGCTTAGGATGCCGAACCTCCACTTTCTGCCTGTTAACTTAGGGAACAAAGAAAATCCAGGATTAGTGAAG TTTGCTGATGATGTCTACCTGCCGACCGATGAACCACACGGGACCATTGAAGCAACGGTGAGCCGTCCCAAGTCAAAGCTGTAA
- the LOC102704375 gene encoding putative UDP-rhamnose:rhamnosyltransferase 1 → MDASSDSMHVVMLPWLAFGHILPFAELAKRVARQGHRVTLFSTPRNTRRLIDVPPALAGRIRVVDIPLPRVERLPEHAEATIDLPSDDLRPYMRRAYDDAFPRELSQLLQQEPGPTRPDWVLADYAAYWAPAAAARHGVPCAFLSLFGAAALCFSGPAEALMGRGPYAKTEPAHLTVVPDYVPFPTTVAFRGYEARELFKPGLIPDDSGVSEGYRFGQSIEGCQLVAIRTSRELEPEWLELLGELYQKPVIPVGMFPPAPSRDVSGHEETLRWLDRQAPNSVVYAAFGSEVKLVAEQLQRIALGLEASGLPFIWAFRTPADAADAAGLPDGFEERVNGRGVICRGWVPQVTFLAHGSVGGFLTHAGWNSIAEGLANGVRLVLLPLVFEQGLNARHLAEKKIAVEVARDEDDGSFAAKDIAAALRRVMVEEEGEEFGVKVKELSKVIGDDEVNDRYVQDFLRRLSEYKIQRQG, encoded by the coding sequence ATGGACGCCAGCAGCGACAGCATGCACGTGGTGATGCTGCCATGGCTGGCGTTCGGCCACATTCTCCCGTTCGCCGAGCTCGCCAAGCGCGTGGCTCGGCAGGGCCACCGAGTCACGCTCTTCTCCACGCCGAGGAACACGCGCCGGCTCATCGACGTGCCGCCGGCACTCGCGGGGCGCATCCGCGTCGTGGACATCCCGCTCCCGCGCGTCGAGCGCTTGCCGGAGCACGCCGAGGCGACCATCGACCTACCCTCCGACGACCTTCGCCCCTACATGCGCCGGGCCTACGACGACGCCTTCCCCCGTGAGCTGTcgcagctgctgcagcaggAGCCGGGCCCGACGAGGCCGGACTGGGTCCTCGCTGACTATGCCGCGTACtgggcgccggccgccgccgcgaggcaCGGCGTGCCGTGCGCGTTCCTCAGCTTGTTCGGCGCCGCGGCGCTATGCTTCTCCGGTCCCGCGGAGGCGCTCATGGGCCGTGGCCCGTACGCCAAGACGGAGCCGGCGCACCTCACCGTCGTCCCCGACTACGTCCCCTTCCCGACCACCGTCGCATTCCGCGGCTACGAGGCACGCGAGCTGTTCAAACCGGGCTTGATCCCGGACGACTCCGGCGTGTCGGAGGGCTACCGGTTCGGTCAGTCCATCGAAGGATGCCAGCTCGTCGCCATCAGGACCAGCAGGGAGTTAGAGCCGGAGTGGCTGGAGCTGCTCGGTGAGCTGTACCAGAAGCCGGTGATACCGGTAGGGATGTTCcctccggcgccatcgcgAGACGTCTCCGGCCACGAGGAGACATTGCGGTGGCTGGATAGGCAAGCACCAAACTCCGTCGTCTACGCAGCCTTCGGCAGCGAGGTGAAGCTGGTAGCAGAACAGCTGCAGAGGATCGCGCTCGGTCTGGAGGCATCCGGGCTGCCGTTCATCTGGGCATTCAGGACGCCGgcggacgccgccgacgccgccgggtTGCCGGACGGCTTTGAGGAGCGCGTCAACGGTCGGGGAGTCATATGCCGTGGCTGGGTACCTCAGGTCACGTTCTTGGCTCACGGATCAGTCGGTGGGTTCTTGACCCACGCCGGCTGGAACTCCATTGCCGAGGGCCTCGCCAATGGCGTCCGGTtggtgctgctgccgctggTGTTCGAGCAGGGCCTCAATGCCAGGCACCTTGCCGAGAAGAAAATCGCCGTCGAGGTGGCGCGGGATGAGGACGACGGCTCGTTCGCGGCCAAAGACATCGCGGCCGCGCTGAGGAGAGTGATGGTGGAAGAGGAAGGCGAGGAGTTCGGGGTCAAGGTGAAGGAGCTCTCCAAGGTGATCGGAGATGATGAGGTGAACGACCGATACGTACAAGATTTTCTCAGGCGCCTGTCAGAATACAAGATTCAGCGACAAGGATAG
- the LOC102722641 gene encoding transcription factor LHW-like — protein MAGATPLRDSLRSLCADVGWSYAVFWRATRAADSPQLQLVWGDGHCEREAGAPAISGFEAMDLLLKEKAAALRGGAGRGGGGGGGEGHAPEGSAGHGQDRVDELVHKAMAQQLHVVGKGVIGQAAVTGLHRWILHDSLDECEEEDEVLLEMKDQFCAGIQTVAVIPVLPQGVIQLGSTKMVMEEASFVDHVRSLFQQLGSSIAVVPHGSFVQDSVMKTPFHKLPGVPTSSLLENLAGSGNTYNDDMINHQFGHQISPASTIQSFNSVQHFYTGPTFCHSVTTASHCRGFRPDHGNTFTLNSQSENNKSAVLPKNNVSHSETSNDAFSHAFNPLNEPNVSISVRRECISIEQHGSCRNGNMKITKGRTASSCTGETNILNKVDDLQSQDCQTSNATSVNTKFQTMSIVDNTKLQDGSYTIPDAAFVDSTQYPSCFQSLLGNLHGSSTTNSNVIHADTSHNAVPGENNFCPLGDRNATNSSGVPELLVSPIPLGLTGGNDLFDVLQLQQKPSGSNDSEPNDRESMPYGSEQAVKSLIGCVDDDFTGLITEADPDQLLDAIVSKIITGHRQNVDSSASCSSSVASFDRPLHSDCHPYTKGLSSGQMFCNFTSVSPGTIKSEVPAEGLRQSSPSIDKSEGCSQTQQSYRSHIRLWVENNHNVGSDSLSTGQASDSLSAGQCKRSDEIGKSNRKRSRPGESARPRPKDRQMIQDRIKELREIVPSSAKCSIDALLEKTIKHMLFLQNVAKHADKLKESGESKIVSQETQEEGLLLKDNFEGGATWAFEVGTRSMTCPIIVEDLSPPRQMLVEMLCKERGIFLEIADQIRGLGLTILKGVMEVRKDKIWARFAVEANKDVTRMEIFLSLVHLLEPSTGSSILSAGVENISLPPNGFFPSSIPATGFSNCL, from the exons ATGGCTGGCGCCACCCCGCTGCGGGACTCCCTCCGCAGCCTCTGCGCCGACGTCGGTTGGTCCTACGCCGTCTTCTGGAGGgccacccgcgccgccgactCCCCGCAGCT GCAATTGGTGTGGGGGGATGGGCACTGCGAACGGGAGGCCGGCGCGCCGGCGATCTCTGGCTTCGAGGCCATGGACCTGCTGCTCAAGGAGAAGGCCGCAGCACTGCGGGGCGGAGCCggccgtggtggtggcggaggcggcggggaggggcaCGCACCCGAGGGCTCCGCGGGACACGGTCAGGACAGGGTGGACGAGCTCGTGCACAAGGCCATGGCACAGCAGCTTCATGTCGTGGGAAAAGG GGTGATTGGTCAGGCTGCAGTGACGGGGTTGCACCGGTGGATCCTTCACGACAGTCTTGATGAGtgtgaggaagaagatgag GTATTGCTGGAGATGAAGGACCAGTTTTGTGCAGGAATAcag ACAGTTGCAGTGATCCCTGTCCTTCCTCAAGGCGTTATTCAGCTTGGCTCCACAAAAATG GTTATGGAGGAAGCATCATTCGTAGACCATGTCAGATCTTTGTTTCAGCAACTGGGTAGTTCAATTGCAGTTGTTCCGCATGGTTCCTTTGTACAAGATTCGGTTATGAAGACTCCGTTTCACAAGTTACCTGGTGTGCCTACCTCTTCACTCTTGGAAAACCTTGCTGGTTCTGGAAATACTTATAATGATGACATGATTAACCACCAGTTTGGGCATCAGATATCACCAGCCTCAACGATTCAGTCATTTAACTCTGTACAACATTTCTATACTGGGCCTACTTTCTGTCATTCAGTAACCACTGCATCACATTGTCGTGGCTTCCGACCCGACCATGGAAACACCTTTACTTTGAACAGCCAGTCAGAGAACAATAAATCAGCTGTTTTACCTAAAAATAATGTTTCACATTCTGAAACATCAAATGATGCCTTTTCACATGCTTTTAACCCCCTCAATGAACCCAACGTCTCCATTTCAGTCAGAAGAGAGTGTATAAGCATAGAACAACATGGTTCTTGCCGTAATGGAAAcatgaaaataacaaaaggCCGCACTGCTTCAAGTTGTACAGGTGAAACAAATATTCTCAATAAGGTGGATGATTTGCAGAGTCAGGATTGTCAGACAAGCAATGCCACATCTGTGAACACAAAATTTCAGACAATGTCCATTGTTGATAATACAAAACTTCAGGATGGTTCTTACACAATTCCAGATGCTGCATTTGTTGACTCTACCCAATATCCAAGTTGCTTTCAATCACTTCTTGGCAATCTCCATGGTAGTTCTACCACCAATTCAAATGTGATTCATGCGGATACTTCTCATAATGCTGTCCCTGGAGAGAACAACTTTTGCCCTTTAGGAGATAGGAATGCCACCAATTCAAGTGGGGTGCCTGAGCTTCTGGTATCGCCAATACCATTAGGGTTGACTGGGGGAAATGATTTGTTTGATGTACTGCAACTTCAGCAGAAGCCAAGTGGTTCAAATGATAGTGAACCAAACGATCGTGAATCAATGCCTTATGGTTCAGAGCAAGCTGTTAAGTCTCTGATTGGATGTGTGGATGATGATTTCACTGGATTGATAACAGAAGCTGATCCAGACCAACTCTTGGATGCAATAGTTTCAAAGATAATCACAGGGCACAGGCAGAATGTGGACTCCAGTGCTTCATGTAGTTCTTCAGTGGCAAGCTTTGACAGACCACTTCATTCTGATTGTCACCCATATACTAAAGGACTGTCATCAGGGCAAATGTTCTGCAACTTTACCAGTGTTTCTCCTGGAACAATTAAAAGTGAAGTTCCTGCTGAAGGTTTGAGGCAATCATCTCCTAGCATAGATAAATCTGAAGGATGCTCTCAGACACAGCAAAGTTACAGATCACATATAAGGCTCTGGGTTGAGAATAACCACAATGTGGGATCAGATAGTCTTTCAACTGGACAAGCATCTGATAGTCTTTCAGCAGGACAATGTAAAAGGAGTGATGAAATCGGTAAATCAAACCGGAAGAGATCTAGACCAGGTGAGAGTGCAAGACCAAGGCCTAAAGATCGCCAAATGATTCAAGACCGCATAAAGGAGCTTCGTGAAATAGTACCTAGCAGTGCGAAG TGTAGCATTGATGCTTTACTGGAGAAGACCATTAAGCATATGCTTTTCTTGCAAAATGTTGCAAAGCATGCTGATAAGTTGAAGGAATCTGGGGAATCAAAG ATTGTAAGTCAGGAGACTCAGGAAGAAGGCTTGCTCTTGAAAGATAACTTTGAAGGTGGTGCCACATGGGCCTTTGAAGTTGGTACGCGATCCATGACATGTCCAATTATAGTAGAGGATCTCAGCCCGCCCCGTCAAATGCTTGTGGAG ATGCTTTGTAAAGAGAGAGGGATCTTCTTGGAAATAGCTGATCAAATTAGAGGATTGGGGTTGACTATCTTAAAAGGTGTGATGGAAGTTCGTAAAGATAAGATTTGGGCACGCTTTGCTGTTGAG GCAAACAAGGATGTAACTCGGATGGaaatatttctctctcttgtcCATCTTCTGGAACCTAGCACTGGGAGCTCTATTTTGTCAGCAGGTGTTGAGAATATTAGCCTGCCGCCCAATGGTTTCTTTCCATCGTCCATTCCAGCCACTGGTTTCTCCAACTGCTTGTGA
- the LOC121053315 gene encoding E3 ubiquitin-protein ligase PUB23-like, translated as MAAVASAGAEVPSYFVCPISLQLMRDPVTLPTGISYDRAAIARWLAAPARRTCPVTRQPLEPGLELTPNHTLRRLIQSWAASVSPGSAVDEEVAALRPVSSDEVASLLSDAAAAQVGALRRLRELAAECEDSRAMLESQDGVFDVLSRVVTSGSACSTAREEAVGVLASLRIPEQELIGVATRHSNLAESLTSVLRSSNLQSRTQAVQLVRTLADAVVPAWVIGLDTELLAELVGVVRDRISTRATKASLHALAALCPYGRHRVKIVGAGAVAALVELLLDDPEGRVCELALAVLDRLCTCAEGRAELVAHAVGVAVVGKKVLRVSEAASERAVRVLRSVARHAATPAVLQEMAQGGVVGKLCLALRSEQCGVKTKEKAHEVLKLHSRVWRASPCLSPNFLALYPS; from the coding sequence ATGGCAGCGGTGGCGAGCGCGGGGGCGGAGGTGCCGTCCTACTTCGTCTGCCCGATCTCGCTGCAGCTCATGCGCGATCCCGTCACGCTCCCCACGGGGATATCGTACGACCGCGCCGCCATCGCGCGGTGGCTCGCGGCGCCGGCCCGCCGGACGTGCCCCGTCACGCGCCAGCCGCTCGAGCCGGGGCTGGAGCTCACGCCGAACCACACGCTCCGCCGCCTGATCCAGTCGTGGGCGGCGTCCGTCTCCCCCGGGTCGGCGGTGGACGAGGAGGTGGCCGCGCTACGGCCCGTGTCGAGCGACGAGGTGGCGTCGCTCCtgtccgacgccgccgcggcgcaggTCGGCGCGCTCAGGAGGCTGCGGGAGCTGGCGGCCGAGTGCGAGGATAGCAGGGCAATGCTGGAGTCTCAGGACGGGGTGTTCGACGTGCTGTCTCGTGTCGTCACCAGCGGCAGCGCTTGCTCGACGGCACGCGAGGAGGCGGTTGGGGTCCTCGCGTCGCTCCGGATCCCGGAGCAGGAGCTGATCGGCGTCGCGACCAGGCACAGCAACCTGGCGGAGTCCCTCACGTCCGTGCTCCGCTCGTCCAACCTCCAGTCCCGGACGCAGGCGGTGCAGCTCGTGAGGAccctcgccgacgcggtcGTCCCGGCATGGGTGATCGGCCTCGACACGGAGCTCCTCGCCGAGTTGGTCGGCGTGGTCCGCGACCGCATCTCGACGCGGGCCACCAAGGCCTCCCTccacgcgctcgccgcgctctGCCCGTACGGCCGCCACCGCGTGAAGATCGtgggcgccggcgcggtggccgcGCTGGTGGAGCTGCTGCTGGACGATCCCGAGGGGCGCGTGTGCGAGCTGGCGCTGGCCGTGCTGGACCGGCTGTGCACGTGCGCGGAGGGGCGCGCCGAGCTGGTGGCGCACGCGGTGGGCGTGGCCGTGGTGGGGAAGAAGGTGCTGCGGGTCTCGGAGGCGGCCAGCGAGCGCGCCGTGCGCGTTCTTCGGTCGGTGGCGCGGCacgcggcgacgccggcggtgCTGCAGGAGATGGCGCAGGGCGGCGTGGTGGGGAAGCTGTGCCTGGCGCTGCGGTCGGAGCAGTGCGGGGTGAAGACCAAGGAGAAGGCGCACGAGGTGCTCAAGCTCCACTCCAGGGTCTGGAGGGCCTCGCCATGCTTGTCTCCTAACTTCTTGGCGCTCTACCCATCATGA